The following proteins are encoded in a genomic region of [Eubacterium] hominis:
- a CDS encoding conjugal transfer protein produces MFKKNKKQTETIKEKKVRTVKVGTHQKTVIALWVVLIASVSFGVYKNFTAIDQHTTHEKEIIELRLQDTSGIENFVKNFAKSYYTWNNSKEAIEARTQAISGYLTEELQDLNVDTIRTDIPTSSTVTDVIVWNIEQSGTDTFSATYEVDQQIKEGEQTTAVKATYTVKVHVDADGDMVIIQNPTLAPAIKKSDYEPKTPEADASVDADTVNDATAFLETFFKLYPTATEKELAYYVSGNVLEPIGRDYLYSELVTPIFTKDGDNVKVKVAVKFLDNQTKATQVSQFELVLHKDNNWKIVG; encoded by the coding sequence ATGTTTAAGAAGAATAAGAAACAGACAGAAACTATCAAAGAAAAAAAGGTGCGTACTGTCAAGGTAGGCACACATCAGAAAACCGTGATTGCGTTGTGGGTGGTGCTTATCGCAAGCGTGAGCTTTGGAGTATATAAGAACTTTACCGCTATCGACCAGCACACGACCCATGAAAAAGAAATCATTGAACTTCGTTTGCAGGACACCAGCGGGATTGAAAATTTCGTGAAGAACTTTGCAAAGTCCTACTACACATGGAATAACAGCAAAGAAGCGATTGAAGCAAGGACGCAGGCAATCAGCGGTTATCTGACAGAGGAATTACAGGACTTGAATGTGGATACCATTAGAACCGACATACCGACTAGTTCCACGGTAACAGATGTGATTGTATGGAATATCGAACAGTCGGGAACGGACACTTTTTCTGCTACCTACGAAGTAGATCAGCAGATAAAAGAGGGAGAACAGACAACAGCGGTCAAGGCAACCTATACCGTAAAAGTCCATGTAGACGCTGACGGGGATATGGTAATCATTCAGAACCCTACCCTTGCACCAGCAATCAAAAAATCAGACTATGAGCCAAAGACACCAGAAGCAGACGCAAGTGTAGACGCTGATACCGTCAACGACGCTACCGCATTTCTGGAAACATTCTTTAAGCTGTACCCGACAGCCACAGAAAAAGAGCTTGCCTATTATGTATCGGGAAATGTGCTTGAACCTATCGGCAGGGACTACCTTTATTCTGAATTGGTAACCCCTATCTTTACAAAGGACGGGGACAATGTAAAAGTCAAGGTAGCAGTAAAATTCCTTGATAATCAGACAAAGGCAACGCAGGTATCGCAGTTTGAGCTAGTGCTACATAAAGATAATAACTGGAAGATTGTAGGATAA
- a CDS encoding lysozyme family protein yields the protein MKLKHIAIIGSLFPILFSVVLFFGVLISADSDDENSNFSSGITGMNLSAEVLKHQPMVEKYARENGISEYVNVLLAIIQVESGGTAEDVMQSSESLGLPPNSLDTESSIKQGCKYFASLLSSCKNQGIDDLNVAIQSYNYGGGYVGYVAGKGKKHTFNLAESFAREKSGGKKITYTNPIAVAKNGGWRYGYGNMFYVELVNQYLTVPQVSGELAQKVMNEALKYQGWKYVYGGSNPNTSFDCSGLTQWCYGKAGISLPRTAQAQYDATQHLPLSQAKAGDLVFFHSTYNAGTYVTHVAIYVGNNQMYHAGDPIGYTDLSSSYWQQHLIGVGRVKQ from the coding sequence ATGAAACTGAAACATATCGCTATCATTGGCAGTCTGTTTCCTATCCTCTTTTCCGTAGTTCTTTTCTTTGGTGTCTTGATTAGTGCGGACAGCGACGACGAGAACAGCAACTTTTCTTCTGGCATTACGGGTATGAACCTATCCGCAGAAGTTTTGAAACATCAGCCTATGGTGGAAAAATACGCCAGAGAAAACGGTATCTCCGAGTATGTCAATGTACTGCTTGCTATCATTCAAGTAGAAAGTGGCGGTACGGCAGAAGATGTTATGCAGAGTTCGGAAAGTCTTGGTTTACCACCTAACTCTTTAGATACAGAAAGTTCAATCAAGCAGGGGTGTAAGTATTTTGCGTCCCTGCTTTCTTCCTGCAAAAATCAAGGTATCGACGATTTGAATGTAGCGATACAGTCCTATAACTATGGCGGTGGCTATGTGGGATATGTGGCAGGAAAAGGAAAGAAACACACTTTTAATCTTGCAGAGAGCTTCGCTCGTGAGAAATCGGGTGGAAAGAAAATAACCTACACCAACCCGATAGCCGTTGCGAAGAACGGGGGCTGGCGGTATGGCTATGGAAATATGTTCTATGTCGAATTAGTCAATCAGTATTTGACTGTTCCGCAGGTATCGGGAGAACTGGCACAAAAGGTAATGAATGAAGCGTTGAAATATCAAGGCTGGAAGTATGTATATGGCGGTAGCAATCCAAACACTTCCTTTGACTGTTCGGGACTTACGCAATGGTGCTATGGAAAAGCTGGTATCTCCTTACCGAGAACGGCACAAGCACAGTATGACGCAACCCAACATCTTCCACTCTCGCAGGCAAAAGCAGGCGATTTGGTGTTTTTCCATTCCACCTATAACGCTGGTACTTATGTAACGCACGTTGCAATTTATGTAGGGAATAACCAGATGTACCATGCAGGCGACCCGATAGGATATACAGACCTAAGTAGTAGTTACTGGCAACAGCACTTAATCGGTGTAGGACGAGTAAAACAATAG